The following DNA comes from Deltaproteobacteria bacterium.
ACCTCGACCTTCACGCCGGGATATTTGGTCTCGAAAGCTTGCAAGATCGCCTTGTACGATCCGCCCCCCAGCGAAGTGTACCAAACCACCTTGCCTTCGCTCTTGGCGCCGGCGAGCAACAACTGCTCACGATCAGCGCCGGTGTAGGCGGCCATTTCCGCGAACGACGCCGGTTTTTTAGTCTGCGCGGAAGCAGCTGAAACGAAAATCACCGCAAAGCCGGCAACAATGGCAATTAGCTGCATAAAAATTATCCGAAACTCGCAACTCGAAACCCGTAACATTGAACTGCGCGCCCTCACGCTGCCAACTTCTTCGCGTGTAAATGTTTGGCGATAAAATTTTCCACCATCTCATGGGCGCGATCGGTCATCGGTCCCGGCTCGTCAATCCACAGGTGTCCGCAGCCCGCGAACAGTTCATACTGACACTCGCCCCCCGCGGCGCGATACGAGTTGGCGAATCGCTCCTGCACCGCCGGCCGCACATTGTCGTCGAGTTCGCCTTGCATGATTAGCAGTGGCGGCAATGCGATCTTCTCACCGCGGTCGAGAATCTCCTGCGGATTGGCTTCGTGAATCGTTTCCCACGGGTTAAAATATTTCTTACTGTTCTGCATCATCTCGGCGCGCCCGAGACGCTCGGCGTTCAAGTAGCGCTCGTAGGGATTGCTCACCGGCGAGCGCGTCGCGACGTAATTGACGCTGGCGTCCAACTGCGGCGCTTCGGCGAGCTTCAGCGCATTGTAGCGCGCATCGTTCGGTCGCATCGCCAACAATTCCACTTCATGCCCGCCGCTCGAACTGCCGAGCACGCCGATAGTCGCGCCGTCGCCGTTCCATTCCTGCGCTTTGAATTTCAGCCAGCGCACGCCGTAGTTGGCATCCTGCACCGAGGCCGGATAAGGCGCCTCAGGAGCGCGCGTGAGATCGATGGCGACAACCAGCACGCCGCTGCGCGCGATAGTCTCGTCCATCAATCCATTCGCTGTTCGGTCCTTATTATTCCAAGCCCCGCCATGGAGATCGAGCAACACCGGAAACGGCCCGTCGCCTTGCGGCTGATAAATCCGCGCCATCAAAGTCCGCGCCGGTATCTTACGAAACTCGACATCCCAACTTTTG
Coding sequences within:
- a CDS encoding alpha/beta hydrolase; translation: MTSTSTTGNRHALNTSTGRRKTAPITPSRARCIFGKSARRRGREDDLTTKSTKVTKLDSDGWPQKTQKRIWIDRGGVRTRSHGLTLMEDGLMATAYNSSNKFEIKSWDVEFRKIPARTLMARIYQPQGDGPFPVLLDLHGGAWNNKDRTANGLMDETIARSGVLVVAIDLTRAPEAPYPASVQDANYGVRWLKFKAQEWNGDGATIGVLGSSSGGHEVELLAMRPNDARYNALKLAEAPQLDASVNYVATRSPVSNPYERYLNAERLGRAEMMQNSKKYFNPWETIHEANPQEILDRGEKIALPPLLIMQGELDDNVRPAVQERFANSYRAAGGECQYELFAGCGHLWIDEPGPMTDRAHEMVENFIAKHLHAKKLAA